In one window of Vanrija pseudolonga chromosome 5, complete sequence DNA:
- the vps66 gene encoding Putative lysophosphatidic acid:oleoyl-CoA acyltransferase, with translation MEKFSKWRDPSTGIQPFLPLQAPPSSPLSLALYPFALVFGLARLLLLGALYLIHLVLVDTLLAPLGGAGRPLASLLTALTARLALALLGYYWIPVETVSAKRARGGVAQVAGSPRRGDLIIANWTSYVDVLFYAFRHNPTFLLPVFAAPASTGETFGRSTGTGSASILLPSSTSRCEGYVAVSALSLIARTGALPPTLEDVSGTLFKTLAEARKAASGPVLLFPEATTSNGRAVLRFGEGVLAEEVGKEGIVWIKFTRHAVPTTLLPGATCPIPAVGAHLLAFAATLPLPRSMAVRTLHPSAAPSSPSFLPSEVLASQPGGLAAAKDDKAVWREACGIVLAETGRVRRVPGMGWVEKTSFLEYYAKSRESRRR, from the exons ATGGAGAAGTTCTCAAAGTGGAGG gACCCGTCCACGGGCATCCAGCCCTTCCTCCCGCTccaggcgccgccgtcctccccGCTCTCGCTAGCACTGTACCCCTTCGCGCTCGTGTtcggcctggcgcgcctgctgctcctcggcgcgctgtaCCTCATCCACCTGGTGCTGGTCGAcacgctcctcgcgccgctgggcggcgcgggccggccgctcgcctcgctcctcACTGCGCTGacggcgcgcctcgcgctcgccctgctcggATACTACTGGATCCCGGTCGAGACCGTGTCGGCCAAGCGTGCGCGCGGTGGTGTCGCGCAGGTCGCTGGATCGCCGCGCAGGGGCGACCTCATCATCGCCAACTGGACGAGCTATGTCGACGTGCTGTTCTACGCCTTCCG CCACAACCCCACCTTCCTCCTGCCTGTCTTTGCGGCGCCTGCGTCGACGGGCGAGACGTTCGGCAGGTCGACGGGCACGGGGTCCGCGTCGATTCTgctgccgtcctcgacgtcccgGTGCGAGGGCTACGTCGCCGTCAGCGCGCTGTCGCTCATCGCGCGCACCGGCGCCCTGCCGCCCACCCTCGAGGACGTGAGCGGCACCCTGTTCAAGACGCTCGCagaggcgcgcaaggcggcgTCTGGCCCCGTGCTCCTCTTccccgaggcgacgacgtccaACGGCCGCGCGGTGCTGCGcttcggcgagggcgtgcttGCCGAGGAAGTTGGCAAGGAGGGTATCGTCTGGATCAAGTTTacgcgccacgccgtccCGACAACGCTGCTGCCCGGCGCGACGTGCCCTATCCCGGCGGTTggcgcgcacctcctcgcgTTCGCAGCGACGCTCCCCCTTCCCCGCTCCATGGCCGTGCGCACCCTCCACCCATCCGCCGCACCGTCCAGCCCGTCATTCCTCCCCTCCGAGGTGCTGGCCTCCCAGCCTGGCGGTCTGGCTGCCGCAAAGGATGACAAGGCAGTGTGGCGCGAGGCATGTGGCATCGTCCTTGCAGAGACTGgtcgcgtgcgccgcgtcccCGGCATGGGCTGGGTCGAGAAGACGAGCTTCCTCGAGTACTATGCCAAGAGCCGCGAGTCGCGCCGTAGGTAG
- the SLT2_1 gene encoding Mitogen-activated protein kinase SLT2/MPK1, translated as MDTTARQAFQMPNNVYVLQQPWSLVKELGQGAYGCVSSARHAQTGETCAVKKVTNVFTKKILTKRCLRELRLLHHFRGHKNITCLYDMDIVFDPPGSNTFNEVYLYEELMEADLHAIIRSGQPLSDAHFQSFMYQTFCGLKYIHSANVLHRDLKPGNLLVNADCELKICDFGLARGFQPGAVQTEQGQAGFMTEYVATRWYRAPEIMLSFANYTASIDMWSAGCILAELLGGKPIFKGEDYVDQLNRILNLLGTPTEDTLRRVGSPRAQDYIRSLPIKPRVRFQTLYPRATPQALDLLEKLLCFDPAKRIGCQEALEHPYLAVWHDPIDEPVCEVPFDFSFEREDSSSGMRDLIIDEVRSFRQLVRQNVTPAPAGQPHDLPPPPAAVSQPGAGVGPAFHDAPNHGEDHEEHPSSALERGLDNVPPYQR; from the exons ATGGACACAACAGCACGCCAGGCATTCCAGATGCCCAACAACGTCTACGTCCTCCAGCAGCCCTGGTcgctcgtcaaggagctcggaCAGGGCGCATACGG ATGCGTCTCGTCTGCCCGCCATGCCCAGACTGGCGAGACCTGCGCCGTGAAGAAGGTCACCAATGTCTTCACAAAGAAG ATCCTCACCAAGCGCTGCCTTCGTGAGCTCCGCCTGCTGCACCACTTCCGTGGCCACAAGAACATCACTTGCCTGTACGACATGGACATTGTGTTTGACCCCCCCGGATCCAACACGTTCAACGAGGTCTACCTGTACGAGGAGCTCATGGAGGCCGACCTGCACGCGATTATCCGCTCTGGCCAGCCCCTGTCGGACGCACACTTCCAGAGCTTCATGTACCAGACTTTCTGCGGTCTCAAGTACATCCACTCGGCCAACGTCCTCCACCGTGACCTGAAGCCTGGAAACTTgctcgtcaacgccgacTGTGAGCTCAAGATCTGTGACTTTGGCCTCGCACGTGGATTCCAGCCTGGCGCCGTTCAGACCGAGCAGGGACAGGCCGGCTTCATGAccgagt ACGTCGCCACTCGCTGGTACCGTGCTCCCGAGATCATGCTCAGCTTTGCCAACTAC accGCGAGCATCGACATGTGGTCCGCAGGCTgtatcctcgccgagctcctcggtggCAAGCCCATCTTCAAAGGCGAGGACTATGTTGACCAGCTCAACCGtatcctcaacctcctcggcacgcccACCGAGGACACTCTGCGCCGTGTCGGCAGCCCCAGGGCACAGGA CTACATCCGTTCGCTCCCCATCAAGCCCCGTGTGCGCTTCCAGACGCTGTACCCCCGGGCGACGCCCCaggccctcgacctcctcgagaaGCTCCTGTGCTTCGACCCGGCCAAGCGTATTGGATGCCAGGAGGCTCTCGAGCACCCATA CCTCGCCGTGTGGCACGACCCCATCGACGAGCCCGTCTGCGAGGTTCCGTTCGACTTCAgctttgagcgcgaggactcCTCGTCGGGCATGCGCGATCTTAtcatcgacgaggtgcgctCGTTCCGTCAGTTGGTGCGCCAGAACGTCACGCCAGCGCCTGCTGGGCAGCCCCACGatcttcctcctccgcctgcgGCCGTGAGCCAGCCCGGTGCTGGTGTCGGCCCTGCGTTCCACGACGCGCCAAACCACGGTGAGGACCACGAGGAGCACCCGAGCTCTGCGCTCGAGCGTGGGCTGGACAACGTGCCTCCTTACCAGCGATAA
- the rpc2 gene encoding DNA-directed RNA polymerase III subunit RPC2, giving the protein MSRPPAGGAQPRPAPRRPSASVAASGSRPAAPIKAPRPAMPSARPPPGRVAPAAAAASGSRPPAKQPLGPAKTLPPPVSNLQEGEEEWANLMKTTHDGAKRADWYARGVKSVEDKWELLPAFLKVKGLVKQHLDSFNYFVHTDIKAILHANNLIISDVNPRYYIRYTDIRIGKPVRKEMGTQQSRITPMECRLTDGTYCGGIYVDIEYTHEDKIRRQNNIPIGSLPIMLRSDLCHLASRNDQDLARMGECPLDPGGYFVVRGTEKVILVQEQLSKNRIIVMTDPKKDVVTAEVTSSTHDRVVKTYVTTKAKRLYLRHNSFKEMIPIVIALKAMGITSDKEILQLTCGSDERYQEAFGVSLEEAARLRIYTRRQALEWIGARVSPGQEKEDRSLPQKLTPVDIAMQALAAMVLGHVPVRDMNFRPKSIYLATMARRVLAAMIDPKMVDDRDYVGNKRLELAGQLLSLLFEDSFKTFNSDLKKKMDKILEKKNRTAFDASKLFTLLPGQQSITDAFNRSISTGNWSLKRFHVERAGVTHVLSRLSFIAALGMMTRITSQFEKTRKVSGPRALQPSQWGMLCPSDTPEGEACGLVKNLALMTHITTDVPEEPLFRLAFMLGAEDISLLTGNELYRPGVHLVQVNGSLIGATNQPKKFVHAFRKLRRSGRTSEFVSIYINHHHKVIYIASDGGRICRPMIIVENGQSKVTSEHMALLKAGKVTFDHFLRSGLVEYLDVNEENDSFIACYENEITEDTTHLEIEPFTILGAVAGLIPYPHHNQSPRNTYQCAMGKQAIGAIAYNQLNRIDTLLYLMTYPQQPMVKTKTIELVGYDRLPAGQNATVAVMSYSGYDIEDALIVNRASADRGFGRCHVLKKQTIQLKHFNNGTAERLAMLPPDQRPDSHSWLDQDGLVAPGSVVAQGDVLASRETPLDTRGTVAGFKPSPVVHKLPEPTNIDKVMVTDNEEGQLIKILTRQTRRPELGDKFSSRHGQKGVCGLIVPQQDMPFNDQGICPDIIMNPHGFPSRMTVGKMIELLSGKAGVVSGKLQYGTAFGGSKVVDMSKILIDNGFSYAGKDMLQSGITGEPLEAYVYFGPIYYQKLKHMVMDKMHARPTGPKASLTRQPTEGRSKDGGLRLGEMERDCLIGYGATQLLLERLMISSDAFDAQVCEKCGMLAYSGWCKGCASSKAVVKITMPYAAKLLIQELIGMNIMPKLMMEDTV; this is encoded by the exons ATGTCGCGTCCGCCAGCTGGAGGCGCTCAGCCGCGCCCAGCTCCACGACGCCCATCCGCCTCAGTCGCAgcgtcgggctcgcgccCAGCCGCGCCCATCAAGGCTCCCCGGCCCGCAATGCCATCGGCGCGACCTCCCCCCGGCCGCGttgcgccagcagcagccgccgcatCTGGatctcgcccgcccgccaagCAGCCTCTCGGACCAGCAAAGACCTTGCCCCCACCCGTGTCCAACCTgcaggagggggaggaggagtggGCCAACCTCATGAAGACGACGCACGACGGAGCCAAGCGTGCCGACTggtacgcgcgcggcgtcaagTCTGTCGAG GACAAGTGGGAACTTCTGCCTGCCTTCCTCAAGGTCAAGGGTCTTGTCAAGCAGCACCTCGACTCGTTCAACTACTTTGTGCACACGGACATCAAGGCCATCCTGCACGCCAACAACCTCATCATCTCGGACGTCAACCCGCGGTACTACATTCGATACACCGATATCCGTATCGGCAAGCCTGTGCGAAAGGAGATGGGTACGCAGCAGTCGCGCATTACGCCCATGGAGTGCCGCCTCACGGACGGAACGTACTGCGGTGGCATCTACGTCGACATCGAGTACACGCACGAGGACAAGATCAGGCGGCAGAACAATATCCCCATTGGTTCTTTGCCCATCATGCTTCGCTCTGATCTCTGCCACTTGGCTAGCAGGAACGACCAAGACCTCGCGCGCATGGGCGAGTGCCCGCTGGACCCCGGAGGCTACTTTGTTGTCCGCGGCACAGAAAAGGTCATTCTCGTCCAGGAGCAGCTGAGTAAGAACCGTATCATCGTCATGACGGACCCCAAGAAGGATGTGGTCACGGCCGAAGTCACATCGTCGACCCACGACCGTGTCGTCAAGACATATGTCACGACAAAGGCAAAGCGCTTGTACCTCCGCCACAACTCGTTCAAGGAGATGATCCCGATCGTCATTGCGCTCAAGGCGATGGGTATCACGTCCGACAAGGAGATTCTCCAGTTGACGTGTGGCTCGGACGAGCGGTACCAGGAGGCGTTTGGTGTGTCTCTTGAGGAGGCGGCTAG GCTCCGCATCTACACCCGCCGCCAGGCCCTCGAGTGGATCGGTGCGCGCGTTTCGCCAGGacaggagaaggaggaccGCAGCTTGCCCCAGAAGCTCACCCCCGTCGACATTGCCATGCAGGCCCTCGCGGCCATGGTGCTCGGTCACGTTCCCGTCCGGGACATGAACTTTAGGCCAAAGTCGATCTACCTCGCGACCATGGCGCGCCGTGTTCTCGCGGCCATGATCGACCCCAAGAtggtcgacgaccgcgactATGTCGGAAACAAGCGTCTCGAATTGGCTGGTCAGCTCCTTTCGCTCCTGTTCGAGGACTCGTTCAAGACGTTCAACAGCGACCTGAAGAAGAAGATGGACAAGATCTTGGAGAAGAAGAACCGCACGGCGTTCGACGCGAGCAAGCTCTTCACATTGCTGCCTGGCCAGCAGAGCATCACCGATGCCTTCAACCGCTCCATTTCGACGGGTAACTGGTCGCTCAAGCGTTtccacgtcgagcgcgccggtgTCACCCACGTTCTCTCGCGTCTGTCCTtcatcgccgcgctcggtATGATGACGCGTATCACGTCCCAGTTCGAAAAGACTCGAAAGGTCTCGGGTCCGCGTGCACTTCAGCCCTCACAGTGGGGTATGCTCTGCCCGTCCGATACACCAGAAGGAGAAGCCTGTGGTCTGGTCAAGAACCTTGCTCTTATGACCCACATTACCACCGACGTGCCCGAGGAGCCGCTTTTCCGCCTCGCGTTCATGCTCGGTGCCGAGGACATCTCCCTGCTCACCGGCAACGAGCTGTACCGTCCCGGCGTGCACCTCGTCCAGGTCAACGGTTCGCTCATCGGTGCCACCAACCAGCCCAAGAAGTTTGTCCACGCCTTCCGCAAGCTCCGTCGTTCAGGCCGCACCTCCGAATTCGTCTCCATCTAcatcaaccaccaccacaaggTCATCTACATTGCCTCGGACGGTGGTCGTATCTGTCGCCCGATGATCATTGTCGAGAATGGCCAGTCTAAGGTCACGTCGGAGCACATGGCGCtcctcaaggccggcaaggtcACGTTCGACCACTTCCTCCGCTCCGGTCTCGTCGAGTACCTCGATGTCAACGAGGAGAACGACTCGTTCATCGCCTGTTACGAGAACGAGATTACCGAGGACACGACGCATCTCGAGATCGAGCCGTTcaccatcctcggcgccgtcgctggtCTTATCCCCTATCCGCACCACAACCAGTCGCCCCGTAACACTTACCAGTGTGCAATGGGCAAACAAGCCATTGGTGCCATTGCCTACAACCAGCTCAACCGTATCGACACGCTGCTGTACCTCATGACATACCCGCAGCAGCCAATGGTCAAGACCAAGACGATCGAGCTGGTCGGCTACGACCGCCTTCCTGCCGGCCAGAACGCCACCGTTGCCGTCATGTCCTACTCGGGCTACGATATTGAGGACGCTCTGATTGTCAACCGCGCGTCTGCGGACCGCGGTTTCGGTCGTTGCCACGTGCTCAAGAAGCAGACTATCCAGCTCAAGCACTTCAACAATGGCACTGCCGAGCGTCTGGCTATGCTCCCTCCCGACCAGCGTCCCGACTCGCACTCGTGGCTCGACCAGGACGGTCTCGTCGCGCCAGGTTCGGTCGTGGCGCAGGGCGACGTCCTCGCGTCGCGCGAGACGCcgctcgacacgcgcggCACGGTCGCTGGCTTCAAGCCTTCGCCCGTGGTGCACAAGCTTCCCGAGCCTACCAACATTGACAAGGTCATGGTCACGGATAACGAGGAGGGCCAGTTGATCAAGATTCTCACCCGCCAGACTCGTCGCCCAGAACTTGGAGACAAGTTCTCGTCGCGTCACGGTCAGAAGGGTGTCTGTGGTTTGATTGTTCCGCAGCAGGACATGCCATTCAACGACCAGGGTATTTGCCCCGACATTATCATGAACCCACACGGTTTCCCGTCTCGAAT GACGGTCGGAAAGATGATCGAGCTCCTCTCCGGTAAAGCCGGCGTCGTCTCGGGCAAGCTCCAGTACGGTACGGCGTTTGGCGGctccaaggtcgtcgacatgTCCAAGATTCTCATCGACAACGGCTTCTCGTACGCCGGCAAGGACATGCTACAGAGCGGCATCACTggcgagccgctcgaggcCTACGTCTACTTTGGCCCCATCTACTACCAGAAGCTCAAGCACATGGTCATGGATAAGATGCACGCGCGTCCGACGGGTCCCAAGGCGAGCTTGACGCGCCAGCCCACCGAAGGTCGTTCCAAGGACGGTGGTCTGCGTCTCGGTGAAATGGAGCGAG ACTGTCTTATTGGTTACGGCGCGACGCAGCTCCTGCTCGAACGTCTCATGATCTCGTCGGACGCGTTCGATGCCCAGGTGTGCGAAAAGTGCGGCATGCTCGCCTACTCTGGCTGGTGCAAgggctgcgcgagctccAAGGCGGTCGTCAAGATCACGATGCCGTACGCGGCCAAGCTGCTGATCCAGGAGCTGATCGGCATGAACATCATGCCCAAGCTCATGATGGAGGATACGGTGTAG
- the SPBC460.04c_5 gene encoding Putative alpha-ketoglutarate-dependent sulfonate dioxygenase — MAPVAVPVEPVAAAPLKAAAAQPTPAPSAPLLAYAHFDNTPAVGTEFPASTHTGAPVLSIRDILADDAKVAALATLIAERGVVFFRNAIITPEEQTRLIDALGVAGIRPPNAGLHIHPCTLESGRDGDHISRVSNQFVYNEKLKTSLNSSLLTREAGKERWHTDVSFEPVPASYACLQIRDLPPTGGDTLWASAYEAYDRLSPPVQALLEGLTAIHEGTLFLDVNKENGGQTTFRTNRGHPLNSNQDLRASHPVIRTHPVTGWKGLFVNKMFTRRINEVTKEESDVLLAFLFEHIHGNHDLQVRFRWEENSLAIWDNRSTLHAATLDVDGATNREGTRAVSVGDVPVFDPASKSRREALGLL; from the exons ATGGCACCCGTCGCTGtccccgtcgagcccgtcgcggccgcgccgctcaaggccgccgccgcccagcctacccccgccccctcggcccccctcctcgcctacGCGCACTTCGACAACACGCCAGCAGTGGGCACCGAGTtcccggcgtcgacgcacACGGGCGCTCCTGTGCTGTCGATCCgcgacatcctcgccgacgacgccaaggtcgccgcccTGGCCACGCTCatcgcggagcgcggcgtcgtcttcttccgcAACGCGATCATCACCCCCGAGGAGCAGACGCGCCTGAtcgacgcgctgggcgtCGCGGGCATCCGGCCGCCCAACGCAGGCCTGCACATCCACCCGTGCACGCTCGAATCTGGGCGAGACGGCGACCACATCTCGCGCGTGTCCAACCAGTTCGTGTACAACGAGAAGCTCAAGACGAGCCTCAACTCCTCCCTGCTCAcccgcgaggccggcaaggagCGCTGGCACACGGACGTGAGCTTCGAGCCCGTGCCCGCGTCCTATGCGTGCCTCCAGATCCGCGACCTGCCCCCTACGGGCGGGGACACGCTCTGGGCGAGCGCGTACGAGGCGTACGACCGTCTCTCGCCGCCCGtgcaggcgctgctcgagggccTGACGGCGATCCACGAGGGCacgctcttcctcgacgtGAACAAGGAGAACGGCGGCCAGACGACGTTCCGCACGAACCGCGGCCACCCGCTCAACTCGAACCAGGACTTGCGGGCCAGTCACCCCGTCATCCGCACCCACCCGGTCACGGGGTGGAAGGGCCTGTTCGTCAACAAGATGTTCACGCGCCGCATCAACGAGGTGaccaaggaggagagcgacgtGCTGCTTGCGTTCCTGTTCGAGCATATCCACGGTAACCACGACCTGCAGGTGCGCTTCAGGTGGGAGGAGAACTCGCTTGCTATTTGGGACAACCGGTCGACGCTGC acgccgccaccctcgacgtcgacggcgcgaccAACCGCgagggcacgcgcgccgtcagcgtcggcgacgtgccCGTGTTCGACCCAGCGAGCAAgtcgcgccgcgaggcgttGGGGCTGTTGTAA
- the dotC_2 gene encoding Efflux pump dotC, whose translation MTRSQSPSERTPLISRPGSPEREYATGFRKTLIVWTTMVSFFLTSLDMTIVATCVPTISSELNSFDREPWIGTAYLWSSVTFTPLYGRLADILGRRVSYLQALLLFTVGTFFCGFAPNFNFLILARFVAGMGGGGVGTVSNVIMAEAFSKADMGFYQGVSFAVFGAGLGLGGPVGGWLTQHFGWRAAFYAQVPISAVLLFIAPLCVEQKEKASYSLEKLKEIDFGGSFTLLVAIGAFLLLLERSAADIPITHDAIAIAAASITVASFVAFIIIELKFARKPILPLSFLRRRVQLCVGIIAGTIAVVNFNMMYHLPMVFEVVFKQSLSEAGAHLIPNSIAMTVVAPLVGMYVKKTKRYQKAMLLFALGPIIAMLLLINLKPGASWAHQWLSVLPMGAGFNGILTLNLIANLNTIDPSEIAIATGYISLWRAVGQVFGVGLSGAVFQNSLGVYLSERFTSEKLLAKLRRSTHEIPLLSEKKQALAREAYQFALRNTFILGLIGAVFVLLTTLAIPDEPLTDPDEKVNEAEAEAWAEEEEV comes from the exons ATGACCCGCTCCcagtcgccgagcgagcgtACGCCGCTCATCTCGCGTCCCGGGTCGCCGGAGCGCGAGTACGCGACGGGGTTCCGCAAGACGCTGATCGTCTGGACGACCATGGTGTCCTTCTTCCTCACGTCGCTGGACATGACGA TCGTCGCGACCTGCGTCCCCACCATCTCGTCCGAGCTCAACTCGTTTGACCGCGAGCCGTGGATCGGCACGGCGTACCTCTGGTCCTCGGTCACATTTACGCCGCTGTACGGGCGGCTAGCCGACAttctcggccgccgcgtctcGTACCTccaggcgctgctgctcttcACCGTCGGCACCTTCTTCTGCGGCTTCGCGCCCAACTTCAACTTCCTGATTCTGGCTCGCTTCGTCGCAGGCatgggtggcggtggcgtcggcaccgTGTCGAATGTCATCATGGCCGAGGCCTTCTCCAAGGCCGACATGGGCTTCTACCAGGGCGTGAGCTTTGCCGTCTTTGGCGCgggtctcggcctcggcggacccgtcggcggctggctcaCGCAGCACTTTGGCTGGCGTGCGGCTTTCTATG CCCAGGTCCCCATCTCTGCCGTCCTCCTATTCATCGCACCCCTATGCGTCGAGCAGAAGGAGAAGGCATCCTACTCGCTCGAAAAGCTCAAGGAGATCGACTTTGGCGGATCGTtcacgctgctcgtcgccattggcgcgttcctcctcctcctcgagcgctcggccgccgacaTTCCCATCACGCACGACGcgatcgccatcgccgccgcctcgatcACGGTCGCGTCGTTCGTCGCCTTCATCATCATCGAGCTCAAGTTTGCGCGCAAGCCCATCCTCCCACTGTCGTTCCTCCGGCGCCGCGTCCAGCTGTGCGTCGGCATCATCGCGGGCAcgatcgccgtcgtcaactTTAACATGATGTACCATCTCCC GATGGTCTTCGAGGTCGTCTTCAAGCAGAGCCTCTCCGAAGCCGGCGCGCACCTCATCCCCAACTCGATCGCCATGacggtcgtcgcgcccctGGTCGGCATGTATGTGAAGAAGACGAAGCGGTACCAGAAGGCAATGCTACtcttcgccctcggcccCATCATCGCCATGCTGCTCCTCATCAACCTCAAGcccggcgcgtcgtgggcgCACCAGTGGCTGAGTGTGCTGCCCATGGGCGCGGGCTTCAACGGCATCCTGACGCTCAACCTCATCGCCAACCTCAACACGATCGACCCGTCCGAGATCGCCATTGCGACGGGCTACATCTCGCTGTGGCGTGCCGTCGGGCAGGTGTTTGGCGTCGGCCTGTCCGGCGCAGTGTTCCAGAACTCGCTCGGCGTGTACCTCTCGGAACGGTTCACGTCCGAGaagctcctcgccaagctgcgccgctcgacgcacGAGATCCCGCTGCTGAGCGAGAAGaagcaggcgctcgcgcgcgaggcgtacCAGTTTGCCCTGCGCAACACGTTCATCTTGGGCCTCATCGGCGCCGTGTTTGTGCTCCTCACCACGCTGGCCATCCCCGACGAGCCGCTGACCGACCCCGATGAGAAGGtcaacgaggccgaggccgaggcgtgggccgaggaggaagaggtgtag
- the ARS gene encoding Arylsulfatase: MRIAIAGVLAVIGLVIVWLSFDDDYVASTKPNIILILTDDQDKGTLHPSVPHLLPRTAQHLVQEGTYYENFFAPVSVCCPSRVSLLRTQYAHNHNITYVTKPWGGWEVFNKYGYVGKTLPDWLQRAGYDTFYVGKLMNDHTASNCQSLPVSGFTSSDFLVDPYTYDYWNPGFSRDNGPVKVYRNQYSTDILARKSIDYLKRALEFDRPFFLTIAPIAPHSWIDSKRLKGDESFKIPFNIPASAPRHANLFATERAPRYESWNPDEPHGVSWVRELPKLNTTQEAYLDEFYRGRLRALQAVDELVERVVQKVEKAGKLDNTYIIYTADNGFAIGSHRRQPGKTLGFEEDIHVPLVIRGPGIKRGFVDKLSSYGIVDLSRTILELAGAKTDHENDGVKINLHDGADEAAALAQLPEDVPPNATVPDSAHGDARHSITEYWVLGGDEGIYATGPHVNNTYRTLRVHDEVAGRAVTWSYSVWCTGERELYDLVDDPYQVRNLLAPLNALGPFASFDAAGENGRAVLPRSLQRTLHRLDALTLVLKTCVGDTCRRPYAALFPDHAGEVVLQHALHRRYDAYFEALPKVHFSDCRLGFQTRNEKPEWEADLAFPGLRAPPAEPSPVPGSSASDNQAVFVIQ; the protein is encoded by the exons atgaGGATTGCGATCGCgggcgtcctcgccgtcatcggGCTCGTCATCGTCTGGCTGAGCTTTGACGACGACTATGTCGCCAGCACAAAGCCCAACATCATCCTGATCC TCACAGACGACCAGGACAAGGGCACGCTCCACCCCAGCGTGCCGCACCTCCTCCCGCGCACAGCGCAGCACCTCGTCCAAGAGGGCACATACTACGAAAACTTCTTCGCGCCCGTGTCCGTCTGCTGCCCGTCGCGCGTGTCACTGTTGCGCACGCAGTACGCGCATAACCACAACATCACCTATGTCACCAAGCCGTGGGGCGGGTGGGAGGTGTTCAACAAGTACGGATATGTCGGCAAGACGCTCCCCGACTGGCTCCAGCGCGCGGGGTACGACACGTTCTACGTCGGCAAGCTGAT GAACGACCACACGGCGTCCAACTGCCAGTCGCTGCCCGTATCCGGCTTCACGTCGTCCGACTTCCTCGTCGATCCGTACACGTACGACTATTGGAACCCGGGCTTCTCGCGCGACA ACGGCCCGGTCAAGGTCTACAGGAACCAGTACAGCACCGACATTCTCGCGCGCAAGTCGATCGACTACCtcaagcgcgcgctcgagttTGACCGGCCCTTCTTCCTGACCATTGCGCCCATCGCGCCGCACTCGTGGATCGACTCGAAGCGgctcaagggcgacgagagctTCAAGATCCCCTTCAACATCccggccagcgcgccgcgccacgccaaCCTCTTCGCGacggagcgcgcgccgcgctacGAGAGCTGGAACCCGGACGAGCCGCACGGCGTGAGCTGGGTCCGCGAGCTGCCCAAGCTCAACACTACCCAAGAAGCCTACCTCGACGAGTTCTACCGCgggcgcctgcgcgcgctgcaagccgtcgacgagctcgtcgagcgcgtcgtccaaAAGGTCGAGAAGGCAGGCAAGCTCGACAACACGTACATCATCTACACGGCCGACAATGGCTTCGCCATCGGCTCGCACCGCCGGCAGCCGGGCAAAACGCTCGGGTTCGAGGAGGACATCCACGTGCCGCTTGTCATCCGCGGCCCGGGCATCAAGCGCGGGTTCGTCGACAAGCTGAGCAGCTACGGCATCGTCGACCTGTCGCGCACgatcctcgagctcgccggcgccaagacGGACCACGAGAACGACGGCGTCAAGATCAACCTGCACGAcggggccgacgaggcggccgcgctcgcccagctgcCCGAGGACGTGCCGCCCAACGCGACGGTCCCGGACAgcgcgcacggcgacgcCCGCCACTCAATCACAGAGTACTGGGTCCtcgggggcgacgagggcatcTACGCCACCGGCCCGCACGTGAACAACACATACCGCACGCTGCGGGtccacgacgaggtcgccgggCGCGCGGTCACGTGGAGCTACAGCGTGTGGTGcacgggcgagcgcgagctgtacgatctcgtcgacgacccgTACCAGGTGCGCAACCTGCTTGCGCCGTTGAACGCTTTGGGGCCGTTCGCGAGCTTCGACGCGGCCGGGGAGAACGGCCGCGCAGTGCTCCCGCGCAGCTTGCAGCGCACGCTccaccgcctcgacgcgctcacccTCGTGCTCAAGAcgtgcgtcggcgacacgtgccgccgcccataCGCCGCCCTCTTCCCCGACcacgcgggcgaggtcgtcctccAGCACGCCCTGCACCGCAGGTACGACGCCTACTTTGAGGCCCTGCCCAAGGTGCACTTCTCCGACTGCCGCCTCGGCTTCCAGACGCGCAACGAGAAGCCCGAGTGGGAGGCAGACCTCGCCTTTCCGGGTCTGAGGGCGCCGCCCGCAGAGCCATCACCCGTGCCCGGCTCCTCCGCGTCAGACAACCAGGCAGTGTTCGTTATTCAGTAG